Proteins from one Chroococcidiopsis sp. CCMEE 29 genomic window:
- a CDS encoding non-ribosomal peptide synthetase, translated as MALKKDQISERRSKLSLAKQALLEKRLRGEVDSDSRLNVIPRRSNTEPTPLSFAQQRLWFLHQFDSANASYNELASVHLTGPLDVAVLEQSLNEIVRRHEALRTTFAMVEGQPIQVITPNLTVTLPVVNLRQLPEAEQKAEVQRRATQEVQRPFDLTQGALLRGTLLQLDEQEHVLLFSMHHIVCDGWSMRVLIREVAALYEAFSTGKPSPLLELPIQYADFAVWQRQWLQGEVLQTQLSYWKQQLAGAPLILELPTDRPRPSVQRFRGATTTFKLSPSLTGMLKSLSQRQGCTLFMTLLAAFQTLLYRYTAQDDISVGSPIANRNRSETQELIGFFVNTLVMRTDLSGNPSFQELLGRVQQVALGAYAYEDLPFEQLVEELQPERNLSHQPLFQVMFVLQDDPMEDLTLPGLILRQLQLDSGTAKFDLTLYMVDSEPGLTGSLEYNTDLFDAATITRMLGHFSTLLEGIVANPNQRLSDLPLLTEAETQQLLVDWNKTQIDYPNDACIHQLFEAQVERTPDAIAVAFEDKQLTYRELNRRANQVAHYLLSLGIGTEVLVGICLERSLEMVVGLLGILKAGGAYVPLDPAYPQERLAFMLADAQVPVLLTQQSLVASHWSLVIGNRHDKRGQRTTVVCLDTDWEEIAQHRPENPISGVCASNLSYAIYTSGSTGQPKGTLVSHSSVVRLFQATQSWFHFKEHDVWTLFHSYAFDFSVWELWGALLYGGRLVVVPYWVSRSPEAFYDLLCSEQVTVLNQTPSAFRQLMRTEETAVTAHELKHLRLVIFGGEALDIQSLKPWFERHGDHSPQLVNMYGITETTVHVTYRPLTVADLSNTLGSVIGRPIPDLQVYILDRHSSPVPIGVPGELYIGGAALARGYFNRPELTSEKFIPNPYSNKLNARLYRSGDLARYLPDGNIEYLGRIDHQVKIRGFRIELGEIEALLGQHPGVRETVVLAREDRFDDKRLVAYVVPKHEQTPTTTELRNYLQKQLPDHMVPSAFVLLEALPLTLNGKVDRQALPAPDKVRPELNEAFVAPRTPEEQVLVDVWAQVIGLEQVGIHDNFFEVGGDSILSIQVIARAKQAGLQLTPKQMFEYQTIAELAAVVDTTPTIQAEQQPITGPVPLTAIQHWFFEQNLPEAHHWNLAIMLEVRQAIAPTILRQALQQLLVQHDALRLRFVQQESGWQQFLASPDDQVVSLVQRDLSALSPEQQESAIQAAIDELQPSLNLSDGPLMRVAFFYLHPHQPPRLLFVIHHLVVDGLSWRILLEDLQTVYQQLSRGEVIQRPLKTTSFKRWSERLIEYAQSAALQQELAYWLAESQKPVYRLPVDYPGGDNTVASAQTVSVALKVEETQALLQQMPQVYRMQMNDVLLTALALAFAQWTGSTVLLVDLEGDGREDTFKDLDLSRTLGWFTTIFPVRLELGQATHPKAALTSVKEQLRRIPDQGIGYGVLRFESENREIVEQLRATPQAEVIFNYLGQFDRFLPEESIFKLTHWNLEPRRSPRGSRRHLLEGNGFITGGQLWLNWTYSENLHQRVTVERLAQGCVEALRAIIAHCQSPEAGGYTPSDFPDVELSPEQLERALEEIDLS; from the coding sequence ATGGCTTTAAAAAAAGATCAGATTTCGGAACGACGGTCTAAGCTTTCACTCGCCAAACAGGCGCTACTCGAAAAGCGGTTGCGAGGTGAAGTTGACTCTGATTCTCGATTAAACGTTATTCCTCGACGTTCCAACACTGAACCTACGCCTCTGTCCTTTGCTCAGCAACGGTTATGGTTTCTCCACCAGTTTGATTCTGCCAACGCTTCTTACAATGAACTTGCATCTGTACATCTAACGGGGCCGCTCGATGTGGCGGTGCTAGAGCAAAGCCTCAACGAGATCGTGAGGCGTCACGAAGCTCTGCGAACCACCTTTGCAATGGTGGAAGGGCAACCAATTCAAGTGATCACCCCCAACCTAACTGTGACGCTGCCAGTGGTTAACCTGCGCCAGCTGCCAGAAGCTGAGCAGAAGGCTGAAGTCCAGCGGCGGGCAACCCAGGAGGTTCAACGCCCCTTCGACTTGACCCAAGGTGCGTTGCTGCGAGGGACACTGCTGCAACTGGACGAGCAGGAACATGTACTGCTGTTCAGCATGCACCACATTGTCTGTGATGGCTGGTCAATGCGAGTGCTAATCCGGGAAGTAGCAGCGCTTTACGAAGCCTTTTCTACCGGGAAGCCTTCCCCACTACTAGAACTTCCCATCCAATATGCCGACTTTGCGGTCTGGCAGCGTCAATGGCTGCAAGGCGAGGTACTCCAAACTCAGCTTTCCTATTGGAAGCAACAACTAGCGGGTGCTCCTTTGATTTTGGAACTCCCCACAGATAGGCCGCGACCCTCTGTTCAACGCTTCCGAGGGGCTACTACTACCTTTAAGCTTTCACCAAGCCTGACTGGGATGCTCAAGTCTCTAAGCCAGCGACAAGGTTGCACCCTGTTTATGACGTTATTAGCAGCGTTCCAGACGCTGCTTTACCGCTATACTGCTCAGGATGATATCTCGGTCGGCTCTCCGATTGCCAACCGCAATCGCAGCGAGACTCAGGAACTGATTGGGTTCTTCGTCAACACCTTGGTAATGCGTACCGACCTTTCCGGTAACCCAAGTTTCCAGGAGTTACTGGGTCGGGTGCAGCAGGTAGCCCTGGGTGCCTATGCTTACGAAGACTTGCCCTTCGAGCAACTGGTTGAAGAACTGCAACCAGAACGAAACCTGAGCCATCAGCCACTGTTCCAAGTAATGTTTGTCTTGCAGGACGACCCGATGGAAGATCTGACGCTGCCAGGTCTGATCCTGAGACAACTGCAGCTCGACAGCGGGACGGCTAAATTTGATTTGACCCTATACATGGTAGACAGTGAGCCAGGACTAACGGGGTCTTTAGAATACAACACTGACCTATTCGACGCTGCCACCATTACTCGGATGCTCGGGCATTTTTCTACTTTACTGGAGGGCATCGTTGCCAATCCCAATCAGCGTCTTTCCGACTTGCCTCTGTTGACAGAGGCAGAAACGCAGCAACTATTAGTGGATTGGAATAAAACTCAAATCGATTACCCGAATGATGCATGTATCCATCAGCTGTTTGAGGCTCAGGTAGAGCGGACGCCGGATGCCATTGCAGTAGCCTTTGAAGACAAGCAGCTGACTTATCGGGAGTTGAATCGCCGTGCTAATCAGGTAGCACACTACCTGCTTTCGCTCGGCATCGGCACAGAGGTTCTTGTCGGCATCTGCCTAGAACGCTCCCTAGAAATGGTGGTAGGACTCTTGGGCATCCTCAAAGCCGGTGGAGCCTATGTACCGCTAGATCCAGCGTATCCGCAAGAGCGGCTGGCTTTCATGTTAGCGGATGCCCAAGTGCCGGTATTGCTAACCCAACAGTCATTGGTCGCTAGTCATTGGTCATTAGTCATTGGCAACAGACACGACAAACGTGGGCAAAGAACAACTGTAGTGTGTCTGGATACAGATTGGGAGGAAATTGCCCAACACAGGCCAGAAAATCCGATTAGCGGGGTATGCGCCTCCAACTTGTCCTATGCAATCTACACCTCGGGCTCGACAGGTCAACCTAAGGGGACGTTGGTAAGCCATTCAAGTGTTGTCCGTCTCTTTCAAGCAACGCAGTCGTGGTTTCACTTCAAGGAACATGATGTGTGGACTCTCTTCCACTCTTATGCCTTCGACTTCTCAGTTTGGGAGCTATGGGGTGCGCTCCTCTATGGTGGGCGGCTAGTAGTGGTTCCCTACTGGGTGAGCCGATCACCTGAAGCGTTCTACGACCTGTTGTGTTCCGAGCAGGTGACAGTTCTCAACCAGACGCCCTCAGCCTTCCGCCAACTGATGCGGACGGAAGAGACTGCGGTTACTGCTCACGAGCTGAAGCATCTGCGCTTGGTCATCTTCGGTGGAGAAGCTCTTGACATCCAAAGTTTGAAGCCATGGTTCGAGCGCCATGGAGACCATTCCCCTCAGTTGGTCAATATGTACGGTATTACGGAAACGACTGTACATGTGACCTATCGTCCGCTGACAGTGGCAGACCTGAGCAACACTTTGGGTAGTGTTATCGGTCGTCCGATTCCAGATCTACAGGTATATATACTGGATCGGCACTCCTCACCTGTGCCCATTGGAGTTCCCGGTGAGTTGTACATTGGTGGTGCTGCTTTAGCTCGTGGCTATTTCAACCGGCCCGAGCTGACCTCTGAGAAGTTCATTCCTAACCCTTACAGCAACAAGTTGAATGCGCGCCTTTACAGGTCTGGTGACTTGGCCCGCTACTTGCCCGATGGGAACATCGAATACTTAGGACGCATCGACCATCAGGTCAAGATCCGGGGCTTCCGCATTGAGCTAGGAGAGATTGAGGCGCTGCTGGGTCAACATCCGGGAGTGCGGGAAACCGTGGTTTTGGCTAGAGAGGATCGGTTTGATGACAAGCGCTTGGTGGCCTATGTCGTTCCCAAACACGAGCAAACACCCACAACCACTGAACTGCGAAACTACCTTCAGAAGCAGCTACCCGACCATATGGTGCCGTCGGCCTTCGTACTGCTAGAGGCTCTACCGCTGACGCTTAATGGCAAGGTGGATCGCCAAGCGCTGCCAGCACCTGACAAGGTAAGACCTGAATTAAACGAAGCTTTTGTGGCACCTCGTACTCCGGAAGAGCAGGTGCTGGTCGATGTCTGGGCTCAGGTTATTGGTCTCGAACAAGTAGGCATCCATGACAACTTTTTCGAGGTGGGTGGGGATTCCATCCTCAGCATTCAAGTTATCGCCAGAGCCAAGCAGGCTGGTCTGCAACTCACCCCAAAGCAAATGTTTGAGTACCAGACAATTGCCGAATTAGCAGCGGTGGTGGATACCACACCAACTATCCAAGCTGAACAGCAGCCAATAACTGGACCAGTGCCCTTGACAGCCATCCAGCATTGGTTCTTTGAACAAAATCTGCCGGAAGCGCACCACTGGAACCTGGCAATCATGCTGGAAGTGCGGCAAGCGATCGCCCCCACCATTCTGCGGCAGGCACTACAGCAATTGCTGGTGCAACATGACGCGCTACGCCTCCGTTTTGTGCAACAGGAATCTGGCTGGCAGCAATTTCTAGCCAGCCCTGACGACCAGGTTGTGTCGTTGGTACAACGGGATTTGTCAGCCCTGTCACCAGAACAGCAAGAATCTGCTATTCAGGCAGCAATTGATGAACTGCAACCTAGCCTGAACCTGTCGGATGGACCGCTGATGCGGGTTGCCTTCTTTTACTTACATCCGCATCAACCTCCCCGCCTGCTGTTTGTCATCCACCACTTGGTCGTAGATGGTCTCTCTTGGCGGATTTTGTTGGAAGACCTCCAGACAGTCTACCAGCAGCTCAGTCGGGGTGAGGTGATCCAGCGTCCACTCAAAACAACCTCGTTCAAGCGATGGTCGGAACGACTGATCGAGTATGCACAGTCAGCAGCGCTACAGCAAGAACTAGCCTACTGGCTAGCAGAGTCGCAAAAACCGGTTTACCGCCTACCAGTAGACTATCCTGGCGGCGACAACACGGTAGCTTCTGCTCAAACCGTGTCAGTCGCACTCAAAGTGGAAGAAACCCAAGCTTTGCTGCAACAGATGCCGCAGGTCTACCGGATGCAAATGAACGACGTGTTGCTCACCGCCTTAGCGCTGGCTTTTGCACAGTGGACGGGTAGCACAGTACTACTGGTTGACCTAGAGGGCGACGGACGGGAAGACACTTTTAAGGATCTGGATCTATCGCGCACCTTAGGCTGGTTCACTACTATCTTCCCAGTGCGTTTGGAGTTGGGACAGGCAACACACCCGAAAGCTGCGTTGACGTCAGTCAAAGAGCAACTCCGCCGGATTCCGGATCAGGGCATCGGCTATGGCGTGCTGCGCTTCGAGAGCGAAAACCGGGAAATTGTCGAGCAACTGCGAGCAACACCACAAGCCGAAGTAATTTTCAACTACCTGGGTCAGTTTGACCGATTTCTACCTGAGGAGTCTATTTTTAAACTGACCCACTGGAATCTTGAACCAAGACGCAGCCCACGGGGAAGCCGGAGACATTTGCTGGAAGGCAACGGGTTTATTACTGGTGGGCAGTTGTGGCTGAATTGGACGTACAGCGAGAACCTTCATCAACGTGTCACAGTTGAGCGTTTGGCTCAAGGTTGTGTAGAAGCGCTGCGAGCAATCATCGCCCACTGTCAGTCTCCCGAGGCAGGAGGCTATACACCTTCTGACTTCCCTGATGTCGAACTGAGCCCAGAACAACTGGAAAGGGCTCTTGAAGAAATAGACCTTTCATAA
- a CDS encoding condensation domain-containing protein, translating to MNKKNIEAIYPLSSAQQGMLFETLYAPESGIHVEQLSCALQGNLDLTTFEQAWQRVIDRHPTLRTGFVWKEQNEPLQVVLQRVEVPLERYDWRRLSSPEQQEQLEAFLEADRHRGFQLSKAPLMRLSLIHLAEDDYQLIWSHHHILLDGWSLPLIFKEVFAFYQVFRKGQDLHLEQPRPYRDYIAWLKQQDLSKAETFWQKTLQGCTKPTPLGMKADPGSFSGQEQGYGKQRAYLPAPALHQLQSLARQYRLTLNTLVQGVWALLLSRYSGEEDVVFGTTVSGRPSDLAGSESMIGLFTNTLPVRVKVFSKASLCSWLKDIQTYNFGLRQYEYSPGGKVHQWSGLPGSLPLYESIVVFENYPSNVDLGQSSDLRVDILDYRFKGTQTKYALILQVKAGPELRLQLVYDGRRLDRTNVTQILEHFQVLLQDVIADPEQHLTTLLDKIPANQIPKIRPLQKSEQQGLETTFVAPRTPVEEVVAGIWANILGLEQVGINDNFFELGGHSLLATQVMSHVRNALQLELPLRCLFESPTVAGLAKSIETSNPESDLQAPPIQRVSRDGELPLSFAQQRLWFLEQLEPGTATYNIPAAVLLTGSLNGVALEQSLNQVIKHHEALRTNFATVEGRPIQIIKEALTLTLLVIDLQDLSDPEREFEVRRLATEEAQIPFDLEQGPLLRVTLLRLSQEEHIVLLTMHHIVSDGWSMGVLLRELAALYEAFSTGKSSSLPELPIQYADFAAWQQQWLQGEVLETKLAYWKQQLGGNLPVLQLPTDHPRAAVKTRRGAIQSFLLPSTLSQELHALSRKESVTLFMTLLAAFQALLHRYTNQDDIVVGTDVANRNRIETESLIGFFVNLLVLRTDLSGNPSFRELLGRVRKVALGAYAHQDLPFEKLVEALRPERNSSHTPLFQVLFVLQNAPMPPLELPGLTLRLLEVDNETSKFDLALFLTETERGLVATWQYNADLFEAATIARISAHFATLLDSIVAQPNARLNALEMLTETEREQGAVEKTEQKALKLKKFMNVKPKAVNLSQERLIKTDYLQPGETLPLVIQPDVDDIDLVEWVQSNREFIETNLLKHGAILFRGFKVNSVPEFENFAQAVCPELFGEYGDLPREGISSKVYGSTPYPSDQAILFHNESSHLHRWPMKIWFFCVQPAQQGGETPIVDSRKIFQLLDPKIRARFQQKQLMYVRNYTDNLDVSWQEFFHTTDKSVVEDYCRQACINFEWKDNGLRTRQIRPAVTKHPKTDELVFFNQIQLHHISCLDPAVRESLLSLFGEENLPRHVYYGDRTPIEDSVIDEIQAVYRQATISFPWRKGDVLMLDNMLTAHGRNPYVGSRKIVVAMGEMMTQKQMEQRVLEEAHAQ from the coding sequence GTGAACAAGAAAAACATTGAAGCTATTTATCCGCTTTCTTCAGCACAACAAGGCATGCTCTTCGAGACTCTATACGCTCCCGAGTCAGGCATCCATGTCGAGCAGTTGAGCTGCGCTTTACAAGGAAATCTAGACCTGACCACCTTTGAGCAGGCGTGGCAGCGGGTTATAGACCGGCACCCGACCTTAAGAACAGGCTTTGTCTGGAAGGAACAAAACGAGCCACTTCAAGTAGTGCTTCAGCGGGTGGAAGTGCCACTTGAGCGGTACGACTGGCGCAGGCTTTCGTCACCAGAACAGCAAGAGCAACTGGAGGCTTTCCTTGAGGCAGATCGCCATCGCGGCTTCCAACTTTCCAAAGCACCGCTGATGCGCCTATCTCTGATCCATCTGGCTGAAGACGATTACCAATTAATTTGGAGCCATCATCACATATTGCTGGATGGGTGGTCTTTACCTTTAATCTTCAAGGAAGTCTTTGCCTTTTATCAAGTGTTCCGCAAAGGTCAAGACTTACATCTGGAACAACCCCGCCCCTACAGGGATTACATCGCTTGGTTGAAACAGCAAGATCTGTCCAAGGCAGAGACATTCTGGCAGAAGACCTTGCAGGGTTGCACAAAACCGACTCCATTAGGGATGAAAGCAGATCCTGGTAGTTTCTCTGGCCAAGAACAGGGCTACGGTAAACAGAGAGCCTACCTGCCAGCACCAGCGCTGCACCAGCTACAGTCTTTGGCAAGGCAATACCGCCTGACTCTTAACACTCTGGTTCAGGGAGTCTGGGCGTTGCTTTTGAGTCGCTATAGCGGTGAAGAAGATGTAGTCTTTGGCACCACTGTCTCCGGTCGTCCGTCGGACTTAGCAGGGAGCGAATCGATGATCGGGCTCTTCACTAATACCTTGCCAGTGCGGGTAAAGGTTTTTTCCAAAGCATCCCTCTGTTCTTGGCTCAAAGACATCCAGACCTATAATTTTGGACTACGGCAATATGAGTACAGCCCCGGAGGGAAAGTCCATCAATGGAGTGGACTTCCTGGATCTTTGCCCCTTTATGAGAGCATTGTGGTTTTCGAGAACTATCCTTCAAATGTTGACTTAGGGCAGTCCTCCGATCTCAGGGTCGATATACTTGATTACCGTTTCAAAGGGACACAAACAAAATATGCCCTGATCCTTCAGGTAAAAGCAGGTCCAGAGTTAAGGTTGCAACTGGTTTACGATGGTCGCCGTTTGGATAGAACGAACGTTACCCAGATTCTGGAACATTTCCAAGTCTTATTGCAGGACGTCATTGCAGATCCAGAACAACACCTCACCACACTCCTAGACAAAATTCCTGCCAACCAAATTCCAAAAATTAGACCACTGCAGAAGTCCGAGCAACAGGGGTTGGAAACTACCTTCGTGGCTCCACGTACCCCTGTGGAGGAAGTAGTAGCAGGAATCTGGGCTAATATTCTCGGTCTTGAGCAAGTGGGAATTAACGACAACTTTTTTGAGCTAGGTGGGCATTCTTTACTTGCCACTCAGGTCATGTCTCACGTGCGCAATGCCTTGCAGCTTGAACTACCTCTGCGTTGCCTGTTTGAATCGCCTACCGTAGCTGGCTTAGCCAAGAGCATCGAGACCTCTAACCCAGAATCAGACTTACAGGCTCCGCCCATTCAGCGCGTCTCACGTGATGGAGAATTGCCGCTGTCATTTGCCCAACAGCGATTGTGGTTCCTTGAGCAGTTAGAGCCTGGAACAGCCACCTATAACATCCCTGCTGCTGTACTACTCACAGGTTCGCTTAATGGAGTTGCTTTAGAGCAAAGTCTCAATCAGGTGATCAAGCACCACGAAGCCTTACGAACTAACTTTGCCACAGTTGAGGGGCGACCGATCCAAATTATCAAAGAAGCTTTAACCTTAACCCTGCTGGTGATCGATCTCCAAGACCTCTCTGATCCTGAGCGGGAGTTCGAGGTGCGACGGCTGGCGACCGAGGAAGCCCAGATACCCTTCGATCTAGAACAAGGACCGTTGTTGCGGGTTACCCTGCTGCGGCTAAGCCAGGAAGAGCATATAGTGCTATTGACAATGCACCACATTGTCTCTGACGGCTGGTCGATGGGAGTTCTGCTCCGGGAGCTTGCAGCACTCTATGAAGCTTTCTCCACGGGGAAATCTTCTTCACTTCCAGAACTCCCGATTCAGTATGCAGACTTTGCCGCTTGGCAGCAGCAGTGGTTGCAGGGTGAGGTGCTGGAAACCAAACTCGCTTACTGGAAGCAGCAGTTAGGCGGCAACCTTCCAGTGCTGCAACTGCCCACAGACCATCCACGAGCAGCAGTTAAAACCCGTCGGGGTGCAATCCAATCTTTCCTACTCCCCTCAACGCTATCTCAAGAACTGCACGCGCTCAGCCGTAAAGAAAGCGTCACCCTGTTTATGACCCTGCTAGCAGCTTTTCAGGCGCTGCTACACCGCTACACCAATCAGGATGACATTGTTGTTGGCACTGATGTTGCCAATCGCAACCGGATTGAGACAGAATCACTGATTGGCTTCTTTGTCAACCTGCTTGTCTTACGCACTGACCTGAGTGGCAACCCTAGTTTTCGGGAATTGTTGGGACGAGTGCGCAAGGTGGCATTAGGAGCATACGCTCACCAGGACTTGCCCTTTGAGAAATTAGTGGAGGCTCTGCGACCTGAGAGGAATTCCAGCCACACACCGCTGTTTCAGGTGTTGTTCGTCCTCCAAAATGCCCCCATGCCACCTTTGGAACTGCCAGGATTGACCCTACGCCTGCTAGAGGTCGATAACGAAACATCAAAGTTTGATTTAGCGTTATTTCTGACAGAAACAGAAAGGGGACTTGTTGCAACCTGGCAGTACAACGCTGACCTTTTTGAAGCTGCCACGATCGCACGCATCTCGGCTCATTTTGCCACCCTGCTAGACAGCATTGTGGCGCAACCCAATGCTCGGCTCAACGCTCTAGAAATGCTTACTGAAACTGAAAGGGAACAAGGAGCTGTGGAAAAAACAGAGCAAAAAGCACTCAAGCTCAAGAAGTTCATGAACGTTAAACCGAAGGCAGTTAATTTATCACAAGAAAGGTTAATTAAAACAGATTATCTACAGCCTGGGGAAACGCTGCCGCTGGTCATACAACCTGATGTGGATGATATCGATTTAGTTGAATGGGTACAGAGCAATCGGGAATTTATAGAGACAAATTTGTTAAAGCATGGAGCTATTCTTTTCCGAGGTTTCAAGGTAAATTCAGTGCCTGAGTTTGAGAATTTTGCTCAGGCGGTCTGTCCAGAATTATTTGGCGAATACGGTGACTTGCCTCGGGAAGGAATTAGCAGCAAAGTTTACGGTTCTACCCCTTATCCTTCCGATCAAGCCATCTTGTTTCATAACGAAAGTTCCCATCTGCACAGATGGCCAATGAAAATCTGGTTTTTCTGCGTACAACCGGCACAGCAAGGAGGAGAAACGCCAATCGTTGACTCTCGGAAAATTTTCCAGCTACTTGACCCAAAAATTAGAGCACGATTCCAACAAAAGCAACTTATGTATGTCCGCAACTACACCGATAATCTCGATGTGAGCTGGCAAGAGTTCTTTCACACCACGGACAAATCGGTAGTAGAGGATTATTGCCGACAAGCGTGTATAAATTTTGAGTGGAAAGACAACGGTTTGAGAACTCGACAGATTCGTCCAGCAGTGACGAAGCATCCTAAAACAGACGAGCTGGTATTTTTTAATCAAATTCAGTTGCACCACATATCTTGCTTAGATCCGGCAGTCCGGGAGTCCCTGCTGTCTTTATTCGGTGAAGAAAACCTGCCACGCCATGTCTACTACGGCGATCGCACTCCGATTGAAGACTCTGTAATCGACGAAATCCAGGCAGTTTATCGACAAGCCACAATCAGTTTTCCCTGGCGAAAAGGGGACGTGTTGATGTTAGACAATATGCTAACTGCCCACGGGCGTAATCCCTATGTTGGTTCACGAAAAATCGTGGTGGCAATGGGAGAAATGATGACTCAAAAACAGATGGAACAAAGAGTTTTGGAGGAAGCGCATGCTCAATAA